Proteins encoded together in one Labrus mixtus chromosome 18, fLabMix1.1, whole genome shotgun sequence window:
- the jdp2a gene encoding jun dimerization protein 2, which produces MQRFPLFKIYSRPSADHKKGQFWHLGSKSAVVTTKSDTMPGQIPDPSVTAGSLPSLGPLAGISATTLTDKLKFSDFQEFSTMLSPLHFLDSLGKRPLVIKTERDEEDDRRKRRREKNKVAAARCRNKKKERTDYLQKESERLEMLNSDLKAQIEELKMERQQLILMLNRHRPTCIVSTDSVKTPESEVNPLLQQLEAK; this is translated from the exons ATGCAACGatttccactttttaaaatctactCTCGACCCTCGGCTGACCACAAGAAAGGACAGTTTTGGCACCTGGGATCAAAGTCAG CTGTGGTCACGACCAAGTCTGACACGATGCCAGGACAAATCCCAGATCCCTCGGTGACGGCAGGCTCCCTGCCCAGCCTTGGCCCACTGGCTGGGATCTCAGCCACCACGCTGACTGACAAGCTCAAATTCAGTGACTTCCAGGAGTTCAGTACGATGTTGTCACCGCTGCACTTCCTGGACAGTCTGGGGAAGAGGCCCCTAGTCATCAAGACAGAg agagatgaagaggatgacAGGAGGAAACGAAGgcgagagaaaaacaaagtggcTGCAGCTCGATGtcgaaacaaaaagaaagaacgGACCGATTATTTACAGAAG GAATCAGAGAGACTAGAGATGTTAAACTCTGACCTTAAAGCCCAGATCGAGGAGCTGAAGATGGAACGACAGCAGCTGATCCTCATGTTGAACCGCCATCGCCCCACTTGTATTGTCAGCACTGATAGCGTCAAAACCCCGGAGAGTGAGGTGAACccactgctgcagcagctggaggccAAGTAA
- the fosaa gene encoding protein c-Fos, whose amino-acid sequence MHHNLTLDMDSVSPTCQTESPTGTLCQKTPEEAISPASSSESNAKELCRDMSVEDTPFVPTVTAISSTPDFQWMVQPTIITAVSPSLGSKQANEAQSSHQATPKEGGSKGKNAVRKGKTEQLSPEEEERKRIRRERNKMAAAKCRNRRRELTDTLQAETDMLEEEKAALETEIANLLKEKERLECMLSTHKPMCQISEEPESIFQEPTGSPEPPPSPDDDRLPEDGIQEAPSLQDMDIPSDPSTAISGNSNILLCASADINLWDMEPSLDIKEGLLENMLPILEDKTPMETARSVPDIDLSSSLGVSDWETLYKSVSSDLEPLSTPVVTSTPTCSSYLSVFTFACPELDSLTEGLDSHKGGGGKAESVDILNSPTLLAL is encoded by the exons ATGCATCATAACCTGACGCTTGACATGGATTCAGTCTCTCCCACCTGCCAAACAGAATCTCCTACCGGGACACTTTGCCAGAAGACGCCAGAAGAGGCGATCTCCCCTGCTTCCTCCTCAGAGAGCAATGCAAAG GAGCTCTGCCGAGACATGAGCGTTGAAGACACTCCATTTGTGCCAACAGTTACTGCAATTTCCTCTACCCCAGATTTCCAGTGGATGGTCCAGCCTACGATCATTACAGCTGTCTCCCCGTCTCTGGGTAGCAAGCAAGCCAATGAAGCACAAAGCTCTCACCAGGCAACACCCAAAGAGGGCGGGAGTAAGGGGAAAAATGCTGTCAGAAAGGGAAAAACAGAGCAG CTGtctccagaggaggaggagagaaagaggataaGGAGGGAGAGGAATAAAATGGCCGCAGCAAAGTGTCGCAACAGAAGAAGGGAGCTCACAGATACACTGCAAGCT GAGACCGACAtgctggaggaggaaaaagcagCCCTGGAGACAGAGATAGCAAACCTCCTcaaggagaaagaaaggctTGAATGTATGCTTTCTACACATAAACCGATGTGCCAGATATCAGAAGAGCCGGAGTCGATTTTCCAGGAGCCCACGGGGTCCCCAGAGCCACCGCCCAGTCCAGACGATGACCGGCTTCCAGAGGATGGCATCCAGGAAGCTCCTTCGCTCCAGGACATGGACATTCCCAGCGATCCTTCCACAGCCATCTCTGGGAACTCAAATATTCTCCTGTGTGCCAGCGCTGATATCAACCTCTGGGATATGGAGCCCTCTCTGGACATTAAGGAAGGGCTCCTGGAGAATATGCTGCCCATTTTGGAGGATAAAACCCCCATGGAGACGGCTCGATCTGTGCCAGACATAGACCTGAGCAGCTCTCTCGGGGTCTCGGACTGGGAGACCCTGTACAAGTCTGTTTCCAGCGACCTGGAGCCTCTCAGCACTCCCGTGGTGACCTCCACACCCACCTGCAGCAGCTACCTGTCGGTGTTCACGTTTGCATGTCCCGAGCTGGACTCTCTCACAGAGGGACTCGACAGTCATAAAGGTGGAGGAGGCAAAGCTGAATCTGTTGATATTCTTAACTCTCCAACTCTCCTCGCCTTATAA